The following are from one region of the Ruficoccus sp. ZRK36 genome:
- the tkt gene encoding transketolase: MSVTENLNIDALTQAALEARGLAMDGVAAANSGHLGLPLGTAECGAALFGHCLQYNPADPKWLNRDRFILSAGHGSMFLYSWLHLAGFDLSLDEVKNFRQLGSKTPGHPEYGETDGVEATTGPLGQGTGNIVGYACSQKMLQARFDNPAEPLFDYHCVALAGDGCLQEGISAEAAAYAARFGLDNLIMFYDSNDVTLDAMADKTQSENTADRYEAYGWDVTVLPDGHDIKAIVEAYDKAKADDNGRPKLIILKTEIGRGIPEVAGTNKAHGEGGVKFIEADRLALGLPEERFYVSEDTKAFFAARTAALKEQYDEWQKKFAVWKGSNPEQAKLLEDGVAHKHATEQELLKTIPEFDPEKKLATRAAGEAVLNAVAAACPLVTSGSADLHGSTKNYIKGVGDFDVDNYAGRNFHYGIREHAMGAIMNGIAYDGIFKTSGATFLTFSDYMRPSVRLAALAHLPTFYIWTHDSVGVGEDGPTHQPVEHVAALRCIPNLDVIRPADPEETAAAYAAAVERADGPTALILSRQGVPTLKCTPVETRRQGTLKGGYIIKKETAPLEMILIGTGSELQHCLVAAKELGDGCRVVSMPCQERFERQDASYQEEVLPASCTKRLSIEAGITFGWQKFVGLQGKALGTDTFGISAPGDIVMEKFGMTADNVVKTAKSL; this comes from the coding sequence ATGTCTGTCACTGAAAATTTGAATATCGACGCTCTCACGCAAGCCGCCCTCGAAGCCCGCGGCCTCGCCATGGACGGCGTAGCAGCCGCCAACTCCGGCCACCTCGGCCTCCCTCTCGGCACCGCTGAGTGCGGCGCCGCCCTCTTCGGCCACTGCCTGCAGTACAACCCCGCGGACCCCAAGTGGCTCAACCGCGACCGCTTCATCCTCTCCGCCGGCCACGGCAGCATGTTCCTCTACAGCTGGCTGCACCTGGCTGGCTTCGACCTCTCGCTCGACGAGGTGAAGAACTTCCGCCAGCTCGGCTCGAAGACCCCCGGCCACCCGGAGTATGGGGAGACTGACGGCGTCGAGGCCACCACTGGCCCTCTCGGCCAGGGCACCGGTAACATCGTCGGCTACGCCTGCTCGCAGAAGATGCTTCAGGCTCGCTTCGACAACCCGGCTGAACCGCTCTTTGACTACCACTGTGTGGCGCTCGCCGGTGACGGCTGCCTGCAGGAGGGCATCTCCGCCGAGGCCGCTGCCTACGCCGCCCGTTTCGGCCTGGATAACCTGATCATGTTCTACGACAGCAACGACGTCACCCTCGACGCCATGGCTGACAAGACCCAGTCTGAGAACACCGCTGACCGCTACGAGGCCTACGGCTGGGACGTCACCGTGCTGCCCGACGGCCACGATATCAAGGCCATCGTAGAAGCCTACGACAAGGCCAAGGCCGACGACAACGGCCGCCCGAAGCTCATCATCCTCAAGACCGAAATCGGTCGCGGCATCCCCGAAGTTGCCGGGACGAACAAGGCTCACGGCGAAGGTGGCGTAAAGTTCATCGAGGCCGACCGCCTCGCCCTCGGCCTGCCCGAGGAGCGCTTCTACGTCTCCGAGGACACCAAGGCCTTCTTCGCCGCCCGCACCGCCGCCCTCAAGGAGCAGTACGACGAGTGGCAGAAGAAATTCGCCGTCTGGAAGGGCTCGAACCCCGAGCAGGCCAAGCTGCTTGAGGATGGTGTCGCCCACAAGCACGCCACCGAGCAGGAGCTGCTCAAGACGATCCCCGAATTTGACCCGGAAAAGAAGCTCGCTACCCGCGCCGCCGGTGAGGCCGTCCTCAACGCCGTTGCCGCCGCCTGCCCGCTGGTTACCAGTGGCAGCGCCGACCTGCACGGCTCCACCAAGAACTACATCAAGGGCGTGGGCGACTTCGACGTCGACAACTACGCGGGCCGCAACTTCCACTACGGCATCCGCGAGCACGCCATGGGCGCGATCATGAACGGCATCGCCTACGACGGTATCTTCAAGACCTCCGGCGCCACCTTCCTGACCTTCTCGGACTACATGCGCCCCTCCGTGCGCCTAGCCGCGCTGGCCCACCTGCCGACCTTCTACATCTGGACGCACGACTCCGTCGGCGTCGGTGAGGACGGCCCCACGCACCAGCCCGTCGAGCACGTGGCCGCCCTGCGCTGCATCCCGAACCTCGACGTCATCCGCCCGGCCGACCCCGAGGAAACCGCTGCTGCCTACGCCGCCGCCGTCGAGCGCGCGGACGGCCCGACCGCCCTCATCCTTTCCCGTCAGGGTGTTCCCACGCTCAAGTGCACCCCGGTGGAAACCCGCCGCCAGGGCACGCTCAAGGGCGGCTACATCATCAAGAAGGAAACCGCGCCGCTGGAAATGATCCTCATCGGTACCGGCAGCGAGCTGCAGCACTGCCTCGTCGCCGCCAAGGAGCTGGGTGACGGCTGCCGCGTCGTCTCCATGCCCTGCCAGGAACGCTTCGAGCGCCAGGACGCCTCCTACCAAGAGGAAGTTCTCCCGGCCTCCTGCACCAAACGCCTCTCCATCGAGGCCGGCATCACCTTCGGGTGGCAGAAGTTCGTCGGCCTCCAGGGCAAAGCGCTCGGCACCGACACCTTCGGGATCAGCGCCCCCGGCGACATCGTGATGGAAAAGTTCGGCATGACCGCCGACAACGTCGTCAAGACCGCCAAGAGCCTCTAG
- a CDS encoding DUF2185 domain-containing protein, with amino-acid sequence MSSSKPILLVCHDEDDGAWQFLDDTELDADQAMLVSLHEVFNVDSTIADLANLPLGGKAWRSTPNDPWHKD; translated from the coding sequence ATGTCCTCATCCAAACCGATTCTATTGGTTTGCCATGATGAAGATGACGGAGCCTGGCAATTTCTCGATGACACAGAGCTGGATGCAGACCAGGCGATGCTTGTTTCACTGCACGAAGTGTTTAATGTAGATTCAACGATCGCAGATTTAGCCAACCTCCCGCTGGGAGGTAAGGCCTGGAGAAGCACTCCAAACGATCCCTGGCATAAAGATTGA